The stretch of DNA ctaatgtttgaaatctgaggcgagACCCGAAACTCTGTTAaacatttaggagaagaatgttataagtgtctcctggtcctcgatttcatctattcttttcgggcgattttcgtaccacccgataaaaatggatcgaaattcctattttaagaacagacgatggctagtgtttgaaatctaacgcataacccgaatttataactgtgtttcgggttctgcgtcagatttcaaagacAAACAATCGTGTTGTACGAAAttatggatttcggtcctttttagtcgggtggtacgaaagtcgcctgaaaagtccagatgaaatctaggactttcttttcgggcgattttcgtaccacccgacaaaaatggaccgaaattcctatttttagaccagacgatggctactgtttgaaatctaacacagAACCCGAATTTATagttgtgtttcgggttccgcgtcagatttcaaagacAAACAATCGTGTTGCacaaatgaaatctaggacttggagacccttatatcattcttcttcaaaaatacgcatttcggtccattttagttggatcgtctgaaaatcgccctaaaagtccagatgaaatcgaggaccgagagacacttatagcattcttctccaaaattttaaattgtgtttcgagttctgagctagatttcaatcactagccaaagtctggtatgaaaatacatattttagtccatttttgtccaggggtacgaaaatcgcttgaaaaatACAGATGAACTCGAGGAGtgagagaccctaatagcattctcctccaaaatttataattgtgtttaggctttcgcgccagatttcaaacactagccatcgtcttgtccgaaaatacggatttcggtagatttttgtcggttggtatgaaaatcgccccagAAGACctgacgaaatcgaggaccaggtgacccttatagctttcttcttCTAAGTTTATAACTGACTATCGGGTTCTGCCTcatatttgaaacactagcaattgtcttgttcgaaaatacggatttcggtccatttttgtcgggtggtacaaaaattgcccgaaaagcccagatgaaatcgaggaccaggagacccctaaagcattcttttccaaaatttattattggtttttaggttccgcgtcagatttcagacacttgccatcgtatggtccgaaaatatagatttcggtccttttttgtcttggggtaagaaaatcgcctgaaaagtctagatgaaatggaggaccgagaggcccatatagcattcttctcctaaatttataaatgtgttatgagttccgtgtcggatttcaaacactagccattgttttttttttctttcaaaaatatgaatttcggtccattttagtctggtggtacgaaaatcacccgaaaaaaccagatgaaatcgaggaccgggacacccttataacattgttctcctaaatatttaacagtgtttcggattccggatcagatttcaaacactagctatcatctggttcgaaaatatagattttggtccattttttcgaggggtacgaaaatctcccgaaaagtccagtgaAATCgacgactgagagacccttatagcattcttgttctaaatttataactatatttcgggttcatgtcaaatttcaaaaactagccatggtctagtacgaaaatacggatttcaatccattttattctagtggtacaaaaatcgcctaaaaagtccagatgaaatctaggaccgggagacccttatataattcttatcctaaatttataagtgtgtttcagattccatataataacactagttttcatacaaaaaacctgataatatcttcacaacgtcagatttcaaacactagccatcgtcttgtttaaaaatacaaatttctttccatttttgtcgggtggtacaaaaatcgcccgaaaattctaGTTTAGATCGAGGAACgtgaaacccttatagcattcttccccttAATATATAACCTTGTGTCATGTTcctcgtcaaatttcaaacactagccattgtctggtccgaaaatacatattttggtcaatttttgtggaggggtacgaaactcgcacgaaaagtccatatgaaatcgaggaccgagatacccttatagcattcttcttctaaatttataaatgtgtttcgagttctgcttcagatttcaaaaactagccaacgtcttgttcgaaaatacggatttcggtccaatttagtcgggtggtacgaaaatcgcctgaaatgtccagatgaaatccaggattaggagactcttatagaattcttctcctaaatttataactatattttggGTTACACgtaatatttcaaacattatccatcgtcttgttcgaaaatatggatttcggataatttttgttatgtggtacaaaatcgccctaaaactctagatgaaatcgaggaccgggagacccttatagcattcttctcataaatatataatagtgttttgaGTTACgcgtcaaattacaaacacttgccatcttaTGATCAGAAAATAAAGacattggtccatttttgtcgaggggtacgaaaattgcccgaaaagtccaaataataTCGAGGActtagagacccttatagtattcttcttctaaatttataaatgtgtttcgggttccacgtcagattttaaacactagccatcatcttgttctaaaatacgtatatcggtccattttagtcaggtggcacgaaaattgcccaaaatgtcaagatgaaatcaaggaccagaagacttatagcatttttcctaaatttacaactacgtttcgggttccgtgtctgattttaaacactagccatcgtatcgttcaaaaatacggatcacggtacattttagtcgggttgtacaaaaattgcccgaaaaccttcgtttggtccgaaaatacagattttggtccataaatacagattttggttcatttttgtcgaagggtacgaaactcgcgcgaatagtttagatgaaatcgaggaccgggagacccttatagcattcttctccaaaatataaaaCTGTGTTTCAGATTCAGCATTAGATTTTatacacttgccatcgtctggtccaaaaatacagattttgatccatttttgtagaggtatacgaaaatctcccgaaaagtccaaatgaaatcgatgacAAAGAGACCCTTAAAGaaatcttcttctaaatttgtaattgtgtttcaggttccgcttcagatttcaaactctagccatcattttgttcaaaagcCCGAAAATCGATCCactttagtcgggtggtatgaaaatcgccaaaaatgtccatatgaaatcgaggaccaagagactcttatagcattcttctcctaaatttataaatgtgtttctaGTACcgcgtcaaattttaaacactagccatcgtcttgttcaaaaatacggatttcggtccatttttgtcgagtattACGAAAATcacgaaaagtcaagatgaaatcgaggactgagatacccttatagcattcttctcctaaatatctaatagtgttttgggttccgcatcagatttcaaaccattCAGCTGGGGAGTTTTAGGAggtttagaagaaaaataaggagtttctagagaagaatgttaaaagggtctctcggtcttcgatttcatagagaaattttgggtgattttcttaccaccctcttttaaaatggaccaaaatatgtattttaggaCTAggagatggctagtgtttgaaatctgatgtggaacccgtaatactgttatatatttaggaaaataattctataagggtctcctagtcctcgatttcatctcgactattcgggcgattttcgtacaaaaaatgaaccgaaatccttattacaagacgatggatagtgtttgaaatcttacacggaacccgaaacacagttaaaaatttaggagaagaatgttataagagtctcctggtcctcgatttcatctggtattttcgggtgattttcgtactactcgaataaaatggacccaaaatcgtatttttgaacaaaacaatggctagtgtctgaaatccGACATGGAATTCAGAACACAttcataaatttaagagaagactgctatgatcctcgatttcatttgggcttttcgggcgattttcttacctcTCAAcaaaaaatgaccgaaatctatatattcgaaccaaacgatggcaagtgtttgaaatctgacgtggaatctaaaaaccagtaataaattttggagaagaatgatatcagggtctctcggtcctaaatttcatctgggcttttagggcgatttttctaccacccgacaaaaatggatcgaaatccgtattttcgaacaagatgattgttgattactagtatttgaaatctggcgcaaaaCCCgagacacagttataaattttggtgatgaatgctacaagggtctcctggtcctcgatttcatttcgacttctcgggcaattttcatacgatccaactaaaatggatcgaaatccgtattttcgaaaaagactatggctagtgtttgaaatctaacgtggaGCCCaacacacaattataaattttagagaagaatgatataagggtctcctggtcctagatttcatttggacttttttggcgattttcgtaccacccgactaaaatacaccaaaatccgtattttcgaacaagacgattgttattGTTTGAGATCTAACGCGGAACTCAaaccacaattataaatttagaagaagaatgctataagggtctctcggtcctgatttgatctagacttttcgggagattttcgtaccccgcgacaaaaatggaccaaaatctttattttaggatcagacaatggctagtatttgattTCTGACGTCgaatccgaaacactattatatatttaggagaagaatgctttaaggttctctaggtcctcgatttcatctggacttttctggagattttcgtaccacccgactaaaatggaccgaaatccgtcttttcgaacaagacgatgggttGTGTTTGTATGCTGACAAGGAATCCgatacatagttataaatttagatgatggatgttataagggtctctcgatcctggatttcatctggactttttgggaaattttcgtaaccctcgacaaaaatagaccaaaatctgtattttcagaccagatgatggctagtgtttgaaatttgacgctgaacctgaaacacaattataaatttatgagaagaatgctttaagtgtcatttggtcctcgatttcatcttgactttttatgcgattttcgtaccacaagaCAAATATGGACTGAACTTCGTATTTTTGGACGAggcgatggatagtgtttgaaaatatgacccagaacccgaaactcagttataaatttaggagaagaatgctacaagaatcttcttctccttgataTCATCTGGCCTTTTCGGGGAATTTTCATACccctaaaaaaaatggaccaaaatctatattttcgaaccagacaatagcaagtgtttgaaatttgtcgCGGAACCcagaacaaaattataaattttggataagaatgctataagggtttcttggTCCTTGAtgtcatctggacttttttAGCGATTTTCAAACCACCccacaaaaatggaccgtaatcagtatttccaaaacaaacgagggctagtatttgaaatttaacgtggaacctgaaacacaattataaattttggagcagaatgctaaaagggtctcctggtcctcgattacaTATGGactcactacgcgaaaaaacgcattttacagcgctttttttaagccatttacagcgctttttcaaaaaaataagcgctgtggaatcgagcgctgtaaatgatacaacagcgcttttaaaaaagcgctataaaacatgtaaatataacgcgcgcttgttatgcacattttacagcgcttcttcaaaaaagcgctgtcatatgcaccccattatatgagttatgggtctgcttttagagcgctttttaacacaagcgctgtaaaatgcacacccgtaattttcatattatgggtctgcattctacagcgctttctcaagaaagcactgtaaaatgcccaaccataatttcatatatgggtgtgcattttatagcgctttctcaagaaagcgatgtaaaatgcccacccataattttcatattatgggtctgcattttacagcgctttctcaaaaaagcgctgtaaaatgcccacccataatttcatattatgggtgtgcattttacagcacttttgttgtacattttacagcgctttctcacgaaaacgctgtaaaatgtgcaccattaaagcgctttacaacaacattttacagcgctttttaaaaaaagcgctgtaaaatgtgtgttttttttttattttttaaacgctgtaaattaattatttgaaataaaagtgcttttttttttatggcagtttttttaaaaagcgttgtcttttatctttgtatccaaaattattttgatccaaaatcacttcacaatcagtgcacacaacaacaaaacatattcaaataccataagcagttcacacaatcagtagaatagaaatcagaactctgtaactttattaacatatatgtaactctgtaactctgtaatttacaacctaattaactacattcagatacatatatacaacctaatttacaacctaattaactacattcagatacgtatacatatataacctaatttacaacctaaactacattcagatccatatgcatgttcatatattgtgtcctatgatcatttacatataataactaacagaatatacattatatgcactagctaccatataatattcagatcccttgcccagcagcaagctatttcccagaaaatcaaataatttgcatgtcaagcacatactgacaccagtcttcctttaattccatcaaatcttcctcagaatatgatggactggaattgtcaaagtactgcaatataaaaattgaacatattatattaagttagtatcaaatatatagataatttatatatgaaaatcatataatgcaaataccgtaccgtttctgggataatagttttattcttctcaacaatctccttcatgaatctcaatacgtagtacccacagtcgatgttatttgtttgacgagggcactttattgagatccatgtaatgttattagacttctgcttcgacactttagcacctctttgagctcgataaacttttaaggcactatcgaatgaataaatgtgattattagagcatgaacgaacacattatttatatatatacatatatatatatatatgtaagaaataaatgaatattacttacgtgtcgagcatagtcTTTATTTCGGGGTGATTGCTGTAATTgtcgtgcacgggatccaaatagtatataacttcagagaccgcattgattgcaaatagcacccaatgtgccctacaacaacaaaaaattggttaagcaattttgtttatacacaactaataaattaaattctcatcaattaaaaaagataaaattacgtaccctgaattatatggtgccaagaacaatttatcactttctatatttcctaaaaacatatctacaatgtatttttttacattgtctggatcgagtttccacatcgacatcttatgtggagacaagaatgagtatttatttgacaatttcctcgtgcacacgaccttctcgtacaaaaaccttcaatgaaaattttaaactagattaattaccaatacatttaattaattacaaataaatgcaattaaaagtattttttaccttatgtacaagctgattacagtagcactcagctccttatgttcgagaagttcgtacatgtgctccttttcgaggtattcaacatactcatctccaaatatgtctttattcatgtgtacgatgggcgaatcgttgctgctgcccatgttcctttttatttggatgtcaagacacgccccgtatttaccaaggcgtggctgacttttattaggagcagcagcagcagcgaccgattttccccgatccagattttttgttgctgcaagtttggcagctttattaccctccagcctttgtagtttggcagccctattaacctccaatttttgaggtttgctgcctttttttggctgtaggggtggtttatttatttggacctacaaaaatgaggtaaaatgttagtttattgaatctgaaaaaataaaaaaccttaggcaataaatgtgacaaaccttttcgggagatgtaactgatttgtccttgggaatctttttttcgagggcaacaaggtgtgtgggccatgccacgtaactgccaatagcgtcgcttaagaacttcatatctccatcgttgtccggtatgggcaacggtgcagttggttcgaaagcaaccgtaggcgatactttgacatggcccgcggggatcggaatattgtgcaatacttctcccgaagtattgtacaatattccttttcccaccttccgttgagtcggcgaggacaagtataggacacatgtagtgacaccctacatcaatagttaaaacataagtacagttaatatataagtttgtttaatacataagtaattacataagcaagtaagtagtaagtaattaattacctcgggaatactcttcaaaccgacgttgcaactcccggtttcactctccatttgtatttcaggttggagctgaaccggaagttgcttgtctttattcgtattcaccaagagtgccacttgctccgataggattctgagcttctctaatacttcctcgttggaaggtttttggcgcttctcttgaggaaaaaagcttttgggagttacgccaaatcctttccccctcactcgaccggaatactcagggacattaaacactttcccaagaatgtccctgcacgtatccttgttgccctcttgagtttcagaactttgttcaatagtttcctaaaatacatgtaacattaaaaagataagttcaatagcatttttaaaatacaatattaaaaaatattaaagtgataatatacttacacaaagttctacaactttcttgacattttcattatcaaccactccttctttattaacacgcgcttccttccacaatatatgacgacccaagggttgatcggcttgggtgtcttttctctattcgttaaaatcataaacaaaataatacaaattagttacacactatagtttataatacaaattacttcattatataaaagtgatgtttaattacttacaatttgttgttcaaggcgtgcatatcccatacgtgatttcttgtatgggtgttttgggttgcttgcccgttcgcgatttgccttactaatattctatataaaaaaaaaatagcaattgtgtaaaaatttaaaatacgctacgaatatgaataataaaacacaaatgctaataaattaatcacttacgacaaacgccgggtcagaacgtttggaaacaaatgcactccattcatcctttgatatataatgttgatatatctttggaggttcagcatttgtgtttccttctctatcttttagatagaaatttgagagatgggatctaaatccacgatggattttcccagcaactctcaaaacatatgactttcgttcctcatcaagaacaaaagtggtctgcaatgaaaacaattataagtaatgtattttacagaaaaaaaattataaatgacaaaagagtagatcaaaatatttacttgaatgtcattccagatgatatctttggcatccttcaacgccttatctctccagttgtctattgttattgggacattttgacgaacaacagccccaatgtagcttacaaacatggagctgttggggtcaactggctgaccactctcgttccagccaacctaataaactcatatagtaagtacatgccctaaaccctaaaaaaagataaaaatcacacagcaaacaaagtatagtatacctcaaatttaatcccactactccttgctttaatcaccttttgcatgatagttgcaccacgtttgacttctttttcgtaagtcttagaggtgccaacttcttcattttgaacttctaaatctttgtttgtatccatttaactacaacaagttcaacatgcactttagtataacatcaacaagctcaacatggatcatgcattattataaacaaactcaacatgtatcagtatatcttaaaaaagctcaacatgcattctaatgattacaaaaatttaa from Cicer arietinum cultivar CDC Frontier isolate Library 1 chromosome 3, Cicar.CDCFrontier_v2.0, whole genome shotgun sequence encodes:
- the LOC140919651 gene encoding uncharacterized protein: MGTVPRSTQLQLLKVQINKPPLQPKKGSKPQKLEVNRAAKLQRLEGNKAAKLAATKNLDRGKSVAAAAAPNKSQPRLGKYGACLDIQIKRNMGSSNDSPIVHMNKDIFGDEYVEYLEKEHMYELLEHKELSATVISLYIRFLYEKVVCTRKLSNKYSFLSPHKMSMWKLDPDNVKKYIVDMFLGNIESDKLFLAPYNSGAHWVLFAINAVSEVIYYLDPVHDNYSNHPEIKTMLDT